aaattacacAATAGATGCGTACAGAGGATTTCTccagtaaaaaaaaaagacaaaagtatCTTCCAAAACTGGTCTGCCTGCCTGAGctgagtgtttaaaaaaaaaatacggtTAAATTAATATTATTTGCTGTTTCTAGCAATATAAGGCCAGTAATTCCATCTTCTATGTGTTCTTTAGTGCAATTCCAAATTTTCTAGTTAGACTAATAAAAATatctttttatgttaactgccagcttAGATCATTGGTACCATTCATAGTCTGAAGCAGAAGGTTCTGTGTTCAAGCTCCACTTCAGGGTTTAAAatcacataatctaagctgatatTTCAATGCAATACTGAGcttgtgctgtattgtcggaggtgcTGCTCTCTTTCAGATGAGCCTGTATGCCTGTTCTAGGTGATATAAAGGATTGGAAGAATACTCCCAATGCTTGAGTTGACATTTATCTCAACCAACGCTACTAAAACAGGTTAACTGATCTTTAATATCATtaatgtttgtgggaccttactgcatGACAGCAGTGACTATTTGTCTATGCAGCGCTTGGGACATCTGTTCTGTTTGACTGATGCTATACAGCATTACAGAAATCAAATCTTGGCAGACAGGTAATATGGTTTGTTCTTGAATTTTATAAATTTTCTTTACAAAAACTAGTACCAAGAATTTGCCATTGGGCAATTTAAAAAAGTTATAACAAGTACTTAATATATCGAAAGTGAAAGCTTTTACTTATGATACTGACAACATTGGGCGAACTTAGCTTCTGCTTTCGATGCATCACCAATCCAGGCACAAATTGGTTTTCAGAAGTGAGGTTAGAGTTCAAGTTTCCACTCAAACGCACTTGCATAATCACAGACTTAAAATCTTAAATGAGCCAGCACATTCGGGCAGCATTATAGAATGTAATTGTTTTTTCCTTGTATTAAAGAAATTCCTTAATGTatttgactggtaactggatggagttttattaatacagctgaaaatgggtttatcacaaaaaaatgtTTAATAAATGTCTAGTCCAACACCtgcgagtaacctgattttaaataactgaaaatggctTTGAAAATCAGTACAGACTATTTGCTAGTTTTATTGGTCTACACTAGTCAGTTAGTTAGCAACTTAagttttaaaatattaaaaatatttaAATGGTGCCTACTAGTGCTTTTGTgctttatttatttaaaaaaagttTAATTTGAGGAGCCTCCATGAAGACCTGCAAACAGGCGCAAGTGCTGGAAGTTTGCCATGCTCATTAATTTGATTGGggtatggccagttttgtgggtgggactGGCTTTCTGTGCAATGTTTTGAAAGCCTGTTTAAAAGATCACAGCAGCTCAATTTGCGCAGGATATAGCTTGTCCTTGGAAttcctcaattttttttttacagtggttTGGCCAATTTCTGGTAAATTGCACACCTGACAGAAACTCTACCCCTATATCTTTAGCCCCAGTTAAAGCTCCAGAATAGACCAATTCTACATCTTTCTGTAAATTTATATTCAGAACCAAATATGAGGGATTTTTACAAGTGTATCAGATAATTATGTTTTATCAGACTGCTTCCAATTATCAACATTGTACACTCTGTTCTGCATCTTAGTGATTAAGTTGGTTAAAGAATGGCTTGTAAAATCAACGATTTTTTTGATATTTTCTGATATAATGAAAACAGCTAGAGTGGGATCATTGGAAGAAGTGGATTTTTTGATGAACTGCATACTTGATCAAAAGCCAGGATGTAATTTGTCTGCACTAATATTCAATGTTGACTACAGGTAAAGTTGGTTCATTGTTCTTCAGATACAATCACTGGAGCCATGTTTAAAATGGTTCCAAATTTTGTTGAATTCTTGTGTCCTGATGCCCTGCCAAAATTCGAAATGTGGCAACAATTTCATTATTTTGCATTTGCCAAGTGCTGTAACTCGAAAGACATTTGATAAAACTTTATAGACGTGCCAATTGTAGAACTGAGCGTTTCCAGAAGAAGTGTCTGAAAGCTCCTGTAAGAGTTTAAAATACAAATTTAAAAACAGACTATTGCACACAAATTACataagaggtatacaaaattatgaggggcattgataggtcagataggaagaaactttttcccttagcagaggggtcaataaccagggggcatagatttaaggtaagatggatttgaggaaaactttttttcacccagggggtggttggaatctggaacgcactgcctgaagaggtggtagaggcaggaatccttacaacatttaagaagtatttagatgagcacttgaaacgccatagcatacaaggctatgggccaggtgctggaaaatgggattagaatagttaggtgcttgatggccggcacagatgcaatgggccgacaggcctgtttcagtgctgtataactctatgactctaagagcaaAGTCGCACTCTTAATTTGCTGCTCTAGAATAATTTTCTGTGATTTTGTTGTGATATCAAGAATAAGGAGGTTGTTGGTtagtgctgaaaatagagacatattggagctttttgtcttgcactcatcaggacaatctgcaagaattacaatgtatgagaagagagtgctgattggttggcaagtgaacccaGGTTAGTAGAGGCGTTGCTATGGAGAATGCCCCAGTTTATGGTGGCTGACAGTTAACTTTCaagctttaaaccaggcagcttgactctggtcaagtctTGAgcttcaagccaaaaagacgtcctgtctatcacaaataagtaacgtgatatatgaatttcaatgccagcatgatgctaggtatataggccgtacgtcccaaagactggcggatcgtatcaaacagcatgtcccttccgctATTGGCAATGGTCAAggcacaggccgtacccaaccagcccgtgctcgcAAAATCCAAAACACtgttcaacattagatgtgattctgcgattggacaacatttgctaaataaccctCTGGGCTaaaaattacgctgacaaccagttTAAGATTATCGCTAGGGCTCGCAGTATGgcacatttgtgtgtactggaagctacatataagtatacagggtcctgttctttgcagacagaaagaacgtgtacacacattgcgcctgtcagTCGCCCTAAACTGGtggattctccatggcaatgcctctaccaatcagagttcacttgccaaccatcaGCACTCTctgctcatacagtataaagttgcttccccttacattggcattcttgtggattgtcctgatgagtgcaagacgaaaagcttcgacaacatgtctctattttcagcaacactcaaaTTCTGATCCACCAAACAACAAGGTTGTTGGTCTTAAGTTATAGTGTGATGCAAGGAATATTTGCATTTAATATACAGTTCCTCCACAAGGGAgaggtggtgacatagtggtaatgttactggagcaGTAATCcatattggaagaaatttctgctcatccaatattgcaATCAGGcaagcagcctgataatttagcaacagtggaggagtcaagagaggtggtggtctgGTAGAGCTGGGTGGCATCAGCATACAACCAAAAACTAATGCCAAACGGTCTTGtgtagatgtgaaataggaggaatagatccttggggaatgCAGGAGGTAGCAGGAAGAAAAACATTGCAGGTTTCTGGCTACAATTTGACAAATAAGAATGATAGGTGAGTACAGtgtcacccagctggacaacagtggtgaAAAGTCTgaagagaatggtgtggtcaaccgtgtcaacggctgcggacaggtcaagaaggaccagGAGGGATcgtttacctttatcacagtcatTGGGTGTTACTTGTGATTTTTGAAAATGTTTCAGTATTGTGGCAGGagtgaaaacctgattggaggtaAGTGTGTTTCTAATGGTGTGACaagtgataattactgctgaacaaccactCTGacgctgaaaaaataattttacgactgtggagtctcattccctcgaAAATAAGTATTGCCGATTTGaaaatttttttttgctttttctatttcttttatcTCTTTCTCCCTTAATCTCATCTGTacatcccaatctttatttcactttctgtacatgatttaaatctaatttatgttTCCTGCTTTACACTTTCTGGTTTTGTCTCTGCATGGTTCAAGTGAGGATTATTCAGCCTGATTAGTTGAAGAGCCTTGCTGCATCTTGCCCTGCTCACAGACACCACAGATACCCTGTATTGGACACCACACTGGAAAAGACACCAGATTAGATGAAATTATGCTGAGAAGCCTGCAAAAGCTTGGGGCAACTTACTGAGGTGAACAGTAAGTGTTGTTACTTCGCTGCTATCTTCCTTAGTAGTGTaatgtaggcggtggcgtagtggtattatcactggactagtaacccagagacccagggtatttctctggggacatgaattcgaatcccaccacagcagaaggttgaatttgaatttaattaataaatctggaattaaaagctagtctaatgatggccatgaaaccattgttgcttgttgtaaaaacccatctggttcactactgtcctttagggaaggaaatctgctgtccttacctggtctggcctacatgtgactccagacccacagcaatgtggttaacttacatgccctctgaaatggcccagcaagccactcagttgtacctatcagctacgaagtcaataaaaaggaatgaaaccggatggaccacccaacatcgacctaggcaccggaaatgacaacggcaaacccagccctgtcaaccctgcaaaatcctccttactaacatctgggggcttgtgccaaagttgggagagctgtcccacagactagtcaagcaacagcctgacatagtcatactcacggaatcatatcttacagacaatgtcccagacattgccatcaccatccccatgtatgtcctgtcccaccggcaggactgacccaccagaggtggtggcacagtggtatacagtagggaggaagttgccctgggagtcctcaacattgattccggaccccatgaagtctcatggcatcaggtcaaacatgggcaaggtaacctactactgattaccacctaccgccctccctcagctgatgactcagtactcctccatgttgaacaccacttgaaggaagcactgagggtggcaagggcacaaaatgtactctgggtgggggacttcaacgtccatcagcaagagtggctcggtagcaccactactgaccgagctggccgagtcctaaaggacatatctgctgggctgggtatgcggcaggttgtgggggaaccaacacgagggaaaaacatacttgacctcgtcctcaccaatctgcctgccgcagatgcttctgtccatgacagtattggtaggagtgaccaccgcacagtccttgtggagacgaagtcccgccttcacattgaggataccgtccatggtgttgtgtggcactatcaccgtgctaaatgggatagatttcgaacagatctagcaatgcaaaactgggcatccatgaggcgctgtgggccatcagcagcagcagaattgtactcaaccacaatctgtaacctcatggcccggcatatcccccactctgccattaccatcaagccaggagaccaacccttgttcaaggaagagtgcaggagggcgtgccaggagcagcaccaggcatacctcaaaatgaggtgtcaacctggtgaagctacaacccaggactacttgcatgccaaactgcgtaagcagcatgcgatagacagagctaagcgatcccataaccaacggatcagatctaagctctgcagtcctgccacatccagccgtgaattgtggtggacaattaaacaactaactggaggaggtggctccacaaatatccccatcctcaatgatgggggagcccagcacatcagtgcgaaagataaggctgaagcatttgcaacaatcttcagccagaagtgccgagttgatgatccgtctcggcctcctcctgaagtccccagcatcacagatgccagacttcagccaattcgattcactccacgtgatatcaagaaacgactgaaggcactggatactgcaaaggttatgggccctgacaatattccggcaatagtactaaagacctgtgctccagaactttccgcgcccctagccaagctgttccagtacagctacaacactggtatctaccctgcaatatggaaacttgcccaggtatgtcctgtacacaaaaagcaggagaagtccaaccaggtcaattaccgccccatcagcctactctcaatcatcagtaaagtgatggaaggtgccatcaacagtgccatcaagcagcacttgcttagcaataacctgctcagtgacactcagtttgggttctgccagggccactcagctcctgacctcattacagccttggttcaaacatggacaaaagggctgaactcaagaggtgaggtgagagtgactgcccttgacatcaaggcagcatttgaccaagtatggcatcaaggagccctagcaaaactgagatcaatgggaatcagggggaaaaccctccgctggctggagtcatacctagcacagaggaagatggttgtggttgttggaggtcaatcatctgagctccaggacatcactgcaggagttcctcagggtagtatccgaggctcaaccatcttcagctgcttcatcaatgacctaccttcaatcataaggtcagaagtggggatgttcgctgatgattgcacaatgttcagcaccattcgtgactcctcagatactgaagcagtccgtgtagaaatgtagcaagacctggacaatatccaggcttgggctgataagtggcaagtaacattcgcgccacacaagtgccaggcaatgatcatctccaacaagaaagaatctaaccatctccccttgacattcaatggcattaccatcgctgaagcccccactatcaacatcctagaggctaccattgacctggagtagccatataaatactgtggctacaagagcaggtcagaggctaggaatcctgaggcgagtaactcacctcctgactgtccaaagcctgtccaccatctacaaggcacaagtcaggagtgtgatggaatactctctacttgcctggatgggtgcagctccaactacactcaagaagctcgacatcatccaggacaaagcagcccacttgattggcaccccatctacaaacattcactccctccaccaccagcgcacagtggcagcagtgtgtaccatctacaagatgcactgcagcaatgcaccaaggctccttagacagcaccttccaaacccgcgacctctaccacctagaaggacaagggcagaaaatacatgggaacaccaccacctgcaagttcccctccaagtcacacaccgtcctgccttggaactatattgctgttccttcactgtcgctgggtcaaaatcctggaactcccttcctaacaccactgtgggtgtacctaccccacacggactgcagcggttcaagaaggcagctcaccaccaccttctcaagggcaattagggatgggcaataaacgctggcctagccagcgacgcccacatcccatgaatgaatagaaaaaaatgtAATCAACCCAAAGTATGTTGTCGAATACTTATGCTTCTCACATTAACTATTTTTATTCCCAAATTCTTTAGCTTGGTTAACTACCAGATTGACCATGCATCTCATCATGGTATCCCACATCTTTGAGAATAGAAATTCAAGCAAAGTTGATACAATATCTCCTCTTTAAAAAAATGACCTGGGAAGGTAGACATTTTCGTTTTTAAATATTTGTTTAAATCTGAATTAAATGTTAACATATTGAAGTACAGCCAAAACATTTTCCCTTCTCAAGCTGAACTGTAGTGTGTTTCATGCTGTTAAATTGGCATAAAACTACTATAGCACTGATAGGTTGTGCATAAACTGATAACCACAGGGATTCTGGATGGTGTCAGACGCATAGACATTTTCATGGAGTGCAGTTCTGATCTCTAGGTATCGTGGGGTATAGACACAACCAAATATGTTTATAGTTGATTACAAGGTATGGATGAGAGAGGCTTTTAGGCCACCTTAGTTCATCTATCCACAAGGATTTTAATGTTAGAgtgaagtactgcagatgctggaaatctgaaataaaaacagtaaatgctggaaatactcaggtcatgcAACATCTGTCGTAAGAGAAACAGGAAATGTTGTAGGTCATTggctcttcatcagaactgagagcgCTTGGAGTTTTTAAGCCaggaaggggaggaaagaacaattcGGAAGCTCTGTGATAAGATGAAAGGCAGGAGCGATTAAACGACAAAAGGGATGATGCTGAAAGGCAAAAAGAGATAATGGGACaactaaagaaacaaaagatgtgcctagagGAGTTGTAAATGGGGAGGCAGAATCACCACTAGCAGCTACCATCCAAAAAAGGGGAAGAGGctgtgatctgaaattgttgaactcagtgttgattccgcaaggctgtaaagtgtctagtCGAAATATGGTTCTGTTCCATGAGTTAATGCTGAATTTcagtactctctacttgcctggatgggtgcagctccaactacactcaagaagctcgacaccatccaggacaaagcagcccacttgattggcaccccatctacaaacattcactccctccaccaccagcgcacagtggcagcagtatgtaccatctacaagatgcactgcagcaatgcaccaaggctccttagacagcaccttccaaacccgcgacctctaccacctagaaggacaagggcagaaaatacatgggaacaccaccacctgcaagttcccctccaagtcacacaccgtcctgccttggaactatattgctgttccttcactgtcactgggtcaaaatcctggaactcccttcctaacaccactgtgggtgtacctaccccacacggactgcagcggttcaagaaggcagctcaccaccaccttctcaagggcaattagggatgggcaataaatgctggcctagccagcgacgcccacatcccatgaatgaatagaaaaaaatgtAATCTACCCAAAGTATGTTGTCGAATACTTATGCTTCTCACATTAACTATTTTTATTCCCAAATTCTTTAGCTTGGTTAACTACCAGATTGACCATGCATCTCATCATGGTATCCCACATCTTTGAGAATAGAAATTCAAGCAAAGTTGATACAATATCTCCTCTTTAAAAAAATGACCTGGGAAGGTAGACATTTTCGTTTTTAAATATTTGTTTAAATCTGAATTAAATGTTAACATATTGAAGTACAGCCAAAACATTTTCCCTTCTCAAGCTGAACTGTAGTGTGTTTCATGCTGTTAAATTGGCATAAAACTACTATAGCACTGATAGGTTGTGCATAAACTGATAACCACAGGGATTCTGGATGGTGTCAGACGCATAGACATTTTCATGGAGTGCAGTTCTGATCTCTAGGTATCGTGGGGTATAGACACAACCAAATATGTTTATAGTTGATTACAAGGTATGGATGAGAGAGGCTTTTAGGCCACCTTAGTTCATCTATCCACAAGGATTTTAATGTTAGAgtgaagtactgcagatgctggaaatctgaaataaaaacagtaaatgctggaaatactcaggtcatgcAACATCTGTCGTAAGAGAAACAGGAAATGTTGTAGGTCATTggctcttcatcagaactgagagcgcttggagatgtaacagtttttaagccaggaaggggaggaaagaacaattcGGAAGCTCTGTGATAAGATGAAAGGCAGGAGCGATTAAACGACAAAAGGGATGATGCTGAAAGGCAAAAAGAGATAATGGGACaactaaagaaacaaaagatgtgcctagagGAGTTGTAAATGGGGAGGCAGAATCACCACTAGCAGCTACCATCCAAAAAAGGGGAAGAGGctgtgatctgaaattgttgaactcagtgttgattccgcaaggctgtaaagtgtctagtCGAAATATGGTTCTGTTCCATGAGTTAATGCTGaatttcagtggaacaggctgaGGGGAAGAAAAGGACTCTAATGTTCCCTATTGCAGCATCCATTTCTTTATTCAAAGATTCTAGGGTATTCGATGTCACTGTTCTTCCTAGACGTCTATTTGATAAGTTAATCACTTTGTAAGGAAGAATTTCCTAAATTTACCATTTGCTTGTTTGAATTTGAGTTGTTTTGTCCTACTCTCACAATTTAACTTCTTATACTTTTCTATTCCCTTAACTATCTTGTTGTAGATTTACCTCCCTGACACCACTTTTCCAGGATGGAAAGCCTAAGTTTCTTCAGCTCTTCCTCAGACCTCAAATTTGATTCTAAACTGCTTTCTGCCTCTGCACTGTTTCCATTGTTTGAATGTTTCCCTGAGATGCtgggaccagaactggacactattTAAGATACAATCTGATTAGAACACAATACAATTTCATTAGGACTTCCTTTGACTTGGATTCTACTGCTTTGGCTATTATATTTCAACATACTCTTGACATTTGTTGATTATCCCTCTGTTATTTCTTAAGCTTGTTCAAGAGACCAATCATGTCTAAAGCATCACTATGTGCTAACTCAGCAATTGCAACCTATTGAGCAAAAACCCGGAAACAGCAGTGATAAAGTTCCTCATTCTGGAAGCTTGTGAAAAGCAAATACAAGTAAAAATCAAATTCCAAAACTGAAAAGTGGGAGAATACTGGTTTTATGGTCAGAAGATGAATTTTAAAGCTCTACTGTTATTTGTGCTGATATCAGGTAAGGAAATAAAGATTACGGTTTTCTATGTAAATATAAATACACAATAAAAGCAGAGAAAGGCAAACTGCCTACCACTTCTAAAACTTCAACTTTAAAACTTGCTCATTGTTTTGTTTAGAGTTTTAGTAAGTAGGGTTTGGTCACCAATGAGAAAATCAGGAGTTATtttttccaaattcactttttttGCTTTTATAAATCAATACAAGCCAAGATGGCAAAATTAGCTCTAGTGCTCTCAGAAACATTATGATCTATACTTTGCCTAAAGATAGGGGTTAACTCCTCAGAAAATAGGGAAAGAACTTAAGAGACCCACTATTTTGGAAAATAATCTATGCTTAATTTTTAATTTCTTTGAAGAGGTCTAGAAGACTGAATTGTTGTTGGAATGGTATTGGAACTTGCGACATAGGTTCAATCTTTATCATACTAAGTAGCACTTGTCAAAAGTTAACTGGTACATCTCTCATTTCATCCTATTTACTTGTGTTGTAAACTTATCTCCAATTTACATACCAGCAGGTTCCTGTAAACTAAGAGGGCCAACGGTGATCAATGGAAACCTGGCAGAAACAGTGACTGTGCACTTGCAATATGACCAAAACGATGATGGTTATACAAAAAGCTGGTGTAAAGTGCTAGCTGGCTTGTGTGTTAATATCACAGATACTGCTGGATATGTGAATAAACTGTACTTGGGAAGAGTATCCATCACTGATGATAGAAGTACAAGAATGATTTCTATAACCCTACAACAACTAAAAAAGGAAGATGCAGGACAATACATCTGTGGAATACTTTT
The Heterodontus francisci isolate sHetFra1 chromosome 25, sHetFra1.hap1, whole genome shotgun sequence genome window above contains:
- the LOC137383901 gene encoding CMRF35-like molecule 8 isoform X1; this encodes MNFKALLLFVLISAGSCKLRGPTVINGNLAETVTVHLQYDQNDDGYTKSWCKVLAGLCVNITDTAGYVNKLYLGRVSITDDRSTRMISITLQQLKKEDAGQYICGILLPQMKYTTFSVELKVLEASLITAPSPTTTDLKSAISPPMKWNIVFLVVVLYLSLKLLAAVVIFVVLLKKHRSNGETAKSD
- the LOC137383901 gene encoding CMRF35-like molecule 8 isoform X2 encodes the protein MNFKALLLFVLISGSCKLRGPTVINGNLAETVTVHLQYDQNDDGYTKSWCKVLAGLCVNITDTAGYVNKLYLGRVSITDDRSTRMISITLQQLKKEDAGQYICGILLPQMKYTTFSVELKVLEASLITAPSPTTTDLKSAISPPMKWNIVFLVVVLYLSLKLLAAVVIFVVLLKKHRSNGETAKSD